From the genome of Methanobrevibacter smithii ATCC 35061, one region includes:
- a CDS encoding oligopeptide/dipeptide ABC transporter ATP-binding protein, translating to MNKLLDVNNVSISFIQYTKGLKQQNLKVITDLTLDIEEGEILAVLGSSGSGKSLLAHAILGILPDNADLNGEIKYNGNVLNQKAKEEIRGKEISLIPQSVNFLDPLMKIADQVIGECETEEECREKQIKQRKIFEKYGLSEDVDNMYPFQLSGGMARRVLISTALLSNPKLIIADEPTPGLDQKSVKETLNYLKQMADDNVGVLLITHDIYAALEVANRICIFYSGFVIEIVDTKDFKEGKNLLHPYTQALYEALPKNGFKLTKGHQPLHGEIPNGCPYYDRCDSPLEYCNEKRPNLINNIRCFKYNQEE from the coding sequence ATGAATAAACTATTAGACGTTAATAATGTATCAATCTCATTTATACAATACACAAAAGGATTAAAACAGCAAAATCTTAAAGTAATTACAGATTTAACCTTGGATATTGAAGAAGGAGAAATTTTAGCAGTATTAGGTTCAAGCGGATCTGGAAAAAGTTTATTAGCACATGCAATATTAGGCATTTTACCGGATAATGCTGATTTAAATGGAGAAATAAAATATAACGGAAATGTTTTAAATCAAAAAGCAAAAGAAGAAATTCGGGGAAAAGAAATTTCATTAATTCCACAGTCCGTTAATTTTCTAGACCCTTTAATGAAAATAGCTGACCAGGTTATTGGAGAATGTGAAACTGAAGAGGAATGCCGTGAAAAACAAATAAAACAAAGAAAAATATTTGAAAAATACGGATTAAGTGAAGATGTTGACAATATGTACCCATTCCAATTATCCGGAGGAATGGCAAGACGTGTTTTAATTTCAACAGCTCTTCTTTCAAACCCTAAATTAATAATTGCTGATGAACCAACTCCAGGATTAGATCAAAAATCAGTTAAAGAAACCTTAAATTATCTAAAACAGATGGCTGATGACAATGTAGGGGTACTGTTAATTACTCACGACATTTATGCAGCTTTAGAAGTTGCCAACAGAATTTGTATATTTTATTCCGGTTTTGTAATTGAAATAGTTGATACAAAAGACTTTAAAGAAGGTAAAAACTTATTACATCCATATACTCAGGCATTATATGAAGCATTGCCTAAAAATGGATTTAAACTAACTAAAGGGCATCAGCCATTACACGGAGAAATTCCAAACGGATGTCCGTACTATGACCGGTGTGATTCTCCTTTAGAATACTGTAATGAAAAAAGACCTAACTTAATTAACAACATCAGATGTTTTAAATACAATCAGGAGGAATAA
- a CDS encoding ABC transporter permease, translated as MSNHEKILKFLGYRLVRFIILLIAIIIISFIMVDLSPINPVKTYISNMIVSPEQVAALEAYWGVNEPITAKIMNWLGNIIHGDLGNSLIFRIPVIDVIKEKFFASLILMMTSWAISGVLGFLLGIVAGYKKDTWIDKAIKVYCYILQSAPTFWIALIILMVFSIQLGWFPSGLGVPIGSLSQDVTIWEWLNRLILPAFTLSILGVAQIALYTRDKLIEEMNSDYFLFAKARGEHGWSLIKRHGIRNVLLPAITLQFLSFSELFGGAVLVEQVFTYPGIGQAAVSAGLRSDVPLLLGIVIFSAIFVYVGNLIADIIYNFVDPRIKEGEEDGQ; from the coding sequence ATGTCAAATCATGAAAAAATACTCAAATTTTTAGGATATCGGCTGGTAAGATTTATCATCCTACTTATTGCAATTATTATAATCAGTTTTATAATGGTCGATTTATCACCAATAAATCCTGTAAAGACTTATATCAGTAATATGATTGTCAGTCCAGAACAAGTTGCAGCATTGGAAGCCTATTGGGGTGTTAATGAACCTATAACTGCCAAAATAATGAATTGGTTAGGTAATATTATTCATGGTGATTTAGGAAATTCATTAATATTTAGAATACCTGTTATAGATGTTATTAAAGAAAAATTTTTCGCATCATTAATCTTAATGATGACATCCTGGGCAATATCAGGAGTTCTTGGATTTTTATTAGGAATTGTTGCAGGGTATAAAAAAGATACCTGGATTGACAAAGCAATCAAAGTTTACTGTTACATTTTACAGTCTGCTCCAACATTTTGGATTGCATTAATTATATTAATGGTATTCAGTATTCAGCTTGGATGGTTCCCTTCAGGACTTGGAGTTCCAATTGGAAGTTTAAGCCAGGATGTAACTATATGGGAATGGTTAAACCGTTTAATTTTACCGGCATTTACATTAAGTATCTTAGGTGTAGCTCAAATTGCATTGTATACCAGAGATAAGTTAATTGAAGAAATGAACAGTGATTATTTCTTATTTGCAAAAGCAAGAGGAGAACACGGATGGTCACTTATTAAAAGACACGGAATCAGGAATGTTCTTTTGCCAGCAATTACACTGCAATTTTTAAGTTTCAGTGAACTGTTTGGAGGAGCAGTTCTTGTAGAACAAGTATTTACATATCCTGGAATTGGACAGGCTGCAGTTTCAGCAGGTTTAAGAAGTGATGTTCCATTATTATTGGGAATTGTCATATTCAGTGCAATATTCGTTTATGTAGGTAATTTAATAGCAGATATTATTTACAACTTTGTAGACCCTAGAATTAAAGAAGGTGAAGAGGATGGTCAATAA
- a CDS encoding DUF3795 domain-containing protein gives MKMPDKLDSKLLAPCGINCISCERYQNPCAGCLIGDDGKTKASLKCKIKSCFDTKNFSYCGRCSEFPCPQMKKHSKKYIKRYDLNTLESAKRIKNMGIGKITDSDREKWTCPQCGGVIKFQTKKCSECDYSL, from the coding sequence TGCGGAATAAACTGCATCAGCTGTGAGAGATATCAAAATCCGTGTGCAGGATGTTTAATAGGTGATGACGGAAAAACTAAAGCCAGTTTGAAATGCAAAATAAAATCCTGCTTTGATACAAAGAATTTTAGCTATTGCGGAAGGTGTAGTGAATTTCCATGCCCTCAAATGAAAAAACACAGCAAAAAATACATCAAAAGATATGATTTAAATACACTTGAAAGTGCCAAAAGAATAAAAAATATGGGTATTGGCAAAATAACAGATTCAGACCGTGAAAAATGGACCTGTCCACAATGTGGCGGAGTAATTAAATTTCAAACTAAAAAATGCAGTGAATGTGACTATTCATTATAA
- a CDS encoding ABC transporter ATP-binding protein codes for MELIGKNITYKYPSSKKYVLKDVDITLNSDKITGLIGESGKGKSTLCKILSNYIPKYDGEVYLDNQILPKNGFCPVQLIFQHPEKVMNPKWKMKDILEESWNVSDDLISEFGIQQSWMSRYPSELSGGELQRYSVLRSLNPKTKFLIADEMTTMLDAVTQVQILDSVIKIIKKRKMGLLIVSHDLDLIDTICDDKIYLKDINNI; via the coding sequence ATGGAATTAATTGGAAAAAACATAACCTACAAATATCCTTCTTCAAAAAAATATGTTTTAAAAGATGTGGATATCACATTAAACAGCGATAAAATTACTGGACTAATTGGAGAAAGCGGAAAGGGTAAATCAACATTATGTAAAATATTATCTAATTATATTCCAAAATATGATGGGGAAGTTTATCTGGATAATCAGATACTTCCTAAAAATGGATTTTGCCCTGTTCAATTAATTTTTCAGCACCCTGAAAAAGTAATGAATCCAAAATGGAAAATGAAAGATATTTTAGAAGAATCCTGGAATGTCAGTGATGATTTAATAAGTGAATTTGGTATTCAGCAGTCATGGATGAGCAGATATCCAAGTGAGCTTTCAGGTGGAGAACTGCAAAGATACTCTGTTTTAAGATCACTGAATCCGAAAACAAAGTTTTTAATAGCTGATGAAATGACAACAATGCTTGATGCAGTCACACAGGTGCAAATATTGGATTCAGTTATTAAAATTATTAAAAAAAGAAAAATGGGATTACTTATTGTAAGTCATGACTTAGACTTA
- a CDS encoding ABC transporter substrate-binding protein, whose amino-acid sequence MDRKYLIGAILVIIVIIIGCAVYFGQSHVERADDELVVAAYSHGGEPESGFDPILGWNYYSEPLIQSTLLKMNRNMSYENDLATNYTISDDYKTYTVQIRDDVKFTDNTPLDAEDVAFTYNEAKKTGASLDLSNMNNATAVNPTTVQFDLNKSDSTFLDKLAYIGIVPSDSYNNETYGSNPVGSGPYKFAQWDKGQQVILERNDNYYGDQPEFKKLTILFAQNEAAFNAAKNKEVDVSAVPLAYAKENVDGYNMYLMDTIDVRGISLPTKMNTGEKNPDGGDVGNNVTGDIAIRKALNYGIDRTSLCEGALNGIGYPNYDGIAHQLPWANNATAIEDGDIAKANETLEKAGWVDSDGDGIREKNGTKASFELYYSSDAPERQAIAVSVSEQAKEMGIEVKAIGSNWDEMDGIKNSQAIVWGFGSTDPSTIWSEYHSSQAGIGYNNPSYVNDSVIDQHIDNAFKQSRESSYSEWSNAVWDGSHGISPQGDASWLWIGEIKYGYFVDDSLDISNDTALLQPHGGDIFGNIYDWKRVSSIEK is encoded by the coding sequence ATGGATAGAAAATATCTTATAGGTGCAATACTTGTAATTATTGTTATAATTATAGGATGTGCTGTTTATTTCGGACAGTCACATGTAGAACGTGCTGATGACGAACTTGTAGTTGCAGCTTACAGTCACGGAGGAGAACCAGAATCTGGTTTTGATCCGATTTTAGGTTGGAACTATTATTCAGAACCTTTAATACAAAGTACTTTATTAAAAATGAACAGAAATATGAGTTATGAAAATGATTTAGCCACTAATTATACAATAAGTGATGATTATAAAACATACACTGTTCAAATAAGAGATGATGTTAAATTTACCGACAACACACCATTAGATGCTGAAGATGTTGCATTTACATATAATGAAGCTAAAAAAACTGGAGCTAGCTTAGACTTAAGTAATATGAATAATGCAACTGCAGTAAACCCAACTACAGTACAATTTGATTTAAACAAATCAGATTCCACTTTCCTAGATAAATTAGCATATATTGGTATAGTACCATCTGATTCCTACAACAATGAAACTTATGGAAGTAACCCTGTTGGATCAGGACCATATAAATTTGCTCAATGGGATAAAGGTCAGCAAGTAATTTTAGAAAGAAATGACAATTATTATGGAGACCAACCGGAATTCAAAAAATTAACTATTCTTTTCGCTCAAAATGAAGCTGCATTTAATGCTGCTAAAAATAAAGAAGTAGATGTATCTGCTGTACCTTTAGCTTATGCAAAAGAAAATGTTGACGGATACAATATGTATCTCATGGACACTATTGATGTAAGAGGAATTTCCCTACCAACTAAAATGAATACTGGTGAAAAGAATCCTGACGGTGGAGATGTAGGTAACAATGTAACTGGAGATATCGCAATTAGAAAAGCTCTAAACTATGGTATTGACAGAACCAGCCTTTGTGAAGGTGCATTAAACGGAATAGGATATCCTAATTACGATGGAATTGCTCACCAATTACCATGGGCAAACAATGCAACTGCTATTGAAGACGGAGACATTGCAAAAGCAAATGAAACCTTGGAAAAAGCAGGATGGGTTGACAGTGATGGTGACGGAATCCGTGAGAAAAACGGAACCAAAGCATCCTTCGAATTATATTACTCATCTGATGCTCCTGAAAGACAAGCAATTGCAGTTTCTGTTTCTGAACAAGCAAAAGAAATGGGTATTGAAGTAAAAGCTATTGGTTCTAATTGGGATGAAATGGATGGAATTAAAAATTCACAGGCAATTGTCTGGGGATTCGGAAGTACTGACCCGTCAACAATCTGGTCAGAATACCACAGTTCCCAGGCAGGTATTGGATACAATAACCCATCATATGTAAACGACAGTGTTATTGATCAACATATTGACAATGCATTTAAACAATCACGTGAAAGTTCATATTCCGAATGGTCTAATGCAGTTTGGGACGGCAGTCATGGTATTTCACCACAAGGTGACGCATCATGGTTATGGATCGGTGAAATCAAATACGGATATTTCGTAGATGACAGCTTAGACATATCCAACGATACTGCTCTTTTACAACCTCACGGAGGAGACATATTTGGAAACATATATGACTGGAAACGTGTTTCATCAATAGAAAAATGA
- a CDS encoding ABC transporter permease has product MVNKNKKTSKLNMNLRTKTLLTISLIVLLLVLVIITSLSINPGDIKTNFQLMNQAPSFEHLFGTDWIGRDMFTRTLKGLGLSIQIGIVASILSSIIAVILGLLSSFNKYFDTFVSWIVDLFLSVPHILAIILISIALGGGAFGVTVGVALTHWTSLTRVLRAEIKQIQTSEYVKLSKNLGKSKLWIATKQILPLIVSQIIVGTILIFPHAIMHEASVTFLGFGLSPHEPAIGVILSESMKYLATGNWWLALFPGLSLLIIVLLFDIVGENIKKLLNPASANN; this is encoded by the coding sequence ATGGTCAATAAAAACAAAAAAACATCAAAATTAAATATGAATCTAAGAACAAAAACATTATTGACTATATCTTTAATAGTATTACTTTTAGTTTTAGTAATAATTACCAGCTTATCCATAAATCCAGGAGATATTAAAACAAATTTCCAGCTAATGAACCAGGCTCCGTCATTTGAACACTTATTCGGTACTGACTGGATAGGCAGAGATATGTTTACCCGTACATTAAAAGGATTAGGATTAAGTATCCAGATTGGAATTGTTGCATCAATATTAAGTAGTATAATAGCAGTGATTCTTGGATTATTGTCCAGTTTCAACAAATATTTTGACACTTTTGTTTCATGGATTGTAGATTTATTCCTGTCTGTGCCTCACATATTGGCAATAATTCTTATTTCAATTGCATTAGGAGGAGGGGCATTTGGAGTTACTGTCGGTGTTGCATTGACACATTGGACATCCCTAACAAGAGTTCTTAGAGCTGAAATAAAACAGATTCAAACTTCAGAATATGTAAAACTATCTAAAAACCTTGGAAAATCTAAACTTTGGATAGCTACAAAACAGATATTGCCTTTAATTGTAAGTCAGATAATAGTTGGAACTATATTAATTTTCCCTCATGCAATTATGCACGAAGCCAGTGTTACATTTTTAGGATTCGGATTATCTCCTCACGAACCTGCTATTGGAGTTATCTTATCTGAATCAATGAAATATCTTGCAACTGGAAACTGGTGGTTAGCACTATTCCCTGGTTTATCTTTATTAATAATTGTATTGCTCTTTGATATAGTTGGAGAAAATATTAAAAAATTACTTAATCCGGCAAGTGCAAATAACTAG